The DNA region CTTGTTTTCAAGCTTCGTCATGATCTTAGGTCTCGCACCGCCGCTGCTTCCGCCAAGTCTGTACAGACCATCGAGCTCTTCTGAATATTCTGTTTTCAGTATCTTGCGGCACTCCTCAGAAAGATAATCAAAATCCTTCAGTTCTTCGCCGCCGGAAAGATCATAATCCGGCTCATATTCAAGTGCCCCCATACCCGATCTTCCTACAAGTGCAAGTCTGTCGATAACCGTAGCCTTTCCGTCCGGATCATGCTTTTTCAGAATTCTGTCAACGAGCAGACGTCCCCATGCATCCGGAAGACTGTCTGCAAAAATACCGAACAGACCTTCAAAATGTTTCTTTTTCGGGATGAAGACCTTTTTCTCCAGAGGAAGCGAAAAAGGGCTTATGGAAAATCCGGACTCTATCCATTCATCGTCATATGAAAATGCCGTTTTTCCATTGTTTGAAAGAGCGACAGTACCGACATACCGTCCCGCATATTTCACCCTGACCGCCTTAAGTCCGAATTTTATATCATTTCCACTCATTGAGTACCTCCTCGATAGACTTGTACGGAACGTCCTCAAACAGCGCTTTTATCCCATCAACAGCATCCAGGGCGACAGCTATCTTCGTCAGTGAAAGAAAACTGATATTTCCGGTCTGCTCAAACCTTTTTAACGAGCCGAGGCTCACACCGGAACGTTTGCTAAGCTCCTGCTGCGACATCTTAAGCCTGCGCCTTATTTTCCTCGCCCTCTCA from Ruminococcus sp. HUN007 includes:
- a CDS encoding helix-turn-helix domain-containing protein, whose product is MQKKYVWETADEIDLAVAERARKIRRRLKMSQQELSKRSGVSLGSLKRFEQTGNISFLSLTKIAVALDAVDGIKALFEDVPYKSIEEVLNEWK